TGATGAAACCAAATAAAGCCATGAGACTTTATGTATGATATGAAAGGAGATATGTGAGGAGCTGCAGTAGTGTATAGTCTTATGAAAGAGATAGACAGACAGTATAGTGACAAAAACTTTGTAGCATGTCTTATGCTGGCAGAAAACGTTGTTTCTAGTAATGCCTATAAACCATCTGATATTCTAAAATGATATACGGGAAAAACAGTAGAAATTATACACACTGATGCTGAGTGAAGGCTGGTCTTAGCAGATGGAATATCGTATATAGGAAAGAATTATAAAACTCAAAAAATGATTTCTATCGCAACTCTTACCTGAGCTTGTATGGTAGCACTCTGATATAGATATGCCTGAGTAATGGGCACAGATGAAGAATTAATCTCGCAAATAATTGAATACTCAAAAACGAACTGTGAAAAATATATACAACTCCCTTTCGACGATTATTTTGTAGAAAAAACAAAATCAAAAATTGCCGATTTTAATAATCTGGAGAGATCAGTTCATGCTGGAAGCTCTATGGGTGCAGCATTTTTATATAATTTTTTAGAAAATAAAGAAAGTTACACACACATAGATATAGCTGGAGCCTATATAAATGAGTGAGAAGCATACGGTAAAATGCCAAAATGAATGACAGGATTTTGAGTTGAAAGCCTTTCAACAATACTTTTAAAATAATGGATATAAAAAAACATATTCTCTCACTCTTTGAAAATAAAAAGTGTTATTCTTGTCAGCAAGATTGACACTTTTTTTGTCCTAAGTGTGCCAATGATCTTGAAAAATATAGTCCATATTGTTATGTTTGTAAAAAATATTCAAAATGATTTATGATACATGAAACATGTTCTCAATATATTCCTAATATCTCGAGTATTGTGGTTCTTACCCATTACAAATATCCGATAATAAAAAGGTTATTAAAGCTATGAAAATATTATAATAAACCATGAATTTATTGAGATATAATTGATTGAAATAGAGATTTTTTTATACAGGAATCTCAAATTCAAAACAGTGTACTTATTCCTGTCCCTATGCATTTTCTTAGAAGATGGAAACGCTGATATAACCAATCGTATATTATATCAAAAGAATTATCTAAAAATTTAGATGTATCAGTTAATACGAAACTACTTAAAAAAAATAAGTATTCTAAGCAGCAATCAAAACTCAAAGCTTCTCAAAGAAGTAAAAATCTAAACGGAAGCTATAAATGTAATCCTCAAAAGAATATAGATTTCAAAAGTCATATTTATCTTGTAGATGATATAGTATCAAGCGCTTCAACGCTCGAAGAATGCGCCCTCATCCTGAAAAAAAGTT
This sequence is a window from Candidatus Gracilibacteria bacterium. Protein-coding genes within it:
- a CDS encoding ComF family protein, with the protein product MDIKKHILSLFENKKCYSCQQDGHFFCPKCANDLEKYSPYCYVCKKYSKGFMIHETCSQYIPNISSIVVLTHYKYPIIKRLLKLGKYYNKPGIYGDIIDGNRDFFIQESQIQNSVLIPVPMHFLRRWKRGYNQSYIISKELSKNLDVSVNTKLLKKNKYSKQQSKLKASQRSKNLNGSYKCNPQKNIDFKSHIYLVDDIVSSASTLEECALILKKSGYKNISAICLASD